Proteins encoded by one window of Strix aluco isolate bStrAlu1 chromosome 35, bStrAlu1.hap1, whole genome shotgun sequence:
- the ECSIT gene encoding LOW QUALITY PROTEIN: evolutionarily conserved signaling intermediate in Toll pathway, mitochondrial (The sequence of the model RefSeq protein was modified relative to this genomic sequence to represent the inferred CDS: inserted 1 base in 1 codon), with the protein MRLRWARALSRGLWGAPQVGRSMCQRSRRAAGDPAGRAWGDTSGDTSGSASGSASGDTSGSASGDTSGDTSGAPARPGPPRGAQGEERGPEAFAAALAALEQVPGRRVGRLELVEAALAAMPALGVARQREAYHRLLRLLPRGPWVPRGPFQRMLAPFPRQQECGLQILEQMERYGVVPDAETRFLLLGVFGPRSRPVRKCQRMLYWLPRMHHVDPHPCPASCPPPAWPLPAWACTESPTTLMLVSLSTSGQCQTRGTTRAPSSPTSSAPRARSSRRCWPGTARHGPSSWRGRSPLAAQHPPVLLRAAGDPLPPHLREEPPDPERSLYYPLYLDLDLERGXWDDDEFDVEEVEEGPVFALCMAGAGDRHTLGKWIAGLQEANPVLGRTPVIFRLEEGDPPAGTLGDPPAPCLGAVPPPPAVLEPPDPPQGRGHGPGGNAAGPGSGGGAGAAPPALGE; encoded by the exons ATGAGGCTGCGCTGGGCCCGCGCGCTGTCCCGGGGGCTCTGGGGAGCCCCGCAG GTCGGTCGGAGCATGTGCCAGCGCAGCCGCCGCGCAGCGGGGGACCCGGCAGGGCGGGCCTGGGGGGACACCTCGGGGGACACCTCGGGGAGCGCCTCGGGGAGCGCCTCGGGGGACACCTCGGGGAGCGCCTCGGGGGACACCTCGGGGGACACCTCGggcgccccggcccggcccggccccccccgcgggGCGCAGGGCGAGGAGCGGGGCCCCGAGGCCTTTGCGGCGGCGCTGGCCGCGCTGGAGCAGGTGCCGGGGCGGCGCGTGGGGCGCCTGGAGCTGGTGGAGGCGGCGCTGGCGGCGATGCCGGCGCTGGGGGTGGCGCGGCAGCGCGAGGCCTACCACCGCCTGCTGCGCCTGCTGCCGCGGGGGCCCTGGGTGCCCCGCGGGCCCTTCCAGCGCATGCTGGCCCCCTTCCCCCGGCAGCAGGAGTGCGGCCTCCAGATCCTGGAGCAGATGGAGCGATACG GCGTGGTGCCGGACGCGGAGACGCGGTTTCTGCTCCTGGGGGTCTTCgggccccgcagccgccccgTGCGCAAGTGCCAGCGGATGCTCTACTGGCTGCCACGGATGCACCACGTGgacccccacccctgccccgcctcctgcccccctccGGCCTGGCCACTGCCCGCCTGGGCCTGCACCGAATCGCCAACGACCCTGATGCTCGTGTCACTGTCTACCAG CGGCCAGTGCCAGACGAGGGGGACGACGAGGGCTCCGTCCAGCCCTACATCATCG GCGCCCAGAGCCCGGAGCAGCAGGCGCTGCTggcccggcacggcccggcacgGCCCGTCTTCGTGGAGGGGCCGTTCCCCTCTGGCTGCGCAGCACCCGCCTGTGTTACTACGTGCTGCGGgggaccccctgcccccccacctgcGG GAGGAGCCCCCAGACCCCGAGCGCAGCCTGTACTACCCCCTGTACCTCGACCTGGACCTGGAACGTG CCTGGGACGATGATGAATTCGATGTGGAGGAGG TGGAGGAGGGCCCTGTCTTCGCGCTGTGCATGGCGGGGGCCGGTGACCGGCACACGCTGGGCAAGTGGATCGCGGGGCTGCAGGAGGCAAACCCCGTCCTCGGGCGCACCCCCGTCATCTTCCGCCTGGAGGAGGGGGACCCCCCGGCTGGCACCCTCGGGGATCCCCCTGCGCCCTGCCTGGGGGCGGTGCCTCCCCCGCCTGCGGTGCTGGAGCCCCCCGACCCGCCGCAGGGACGTGGGCACGGCCCCGGGGGCAAcgccgccggccccgggagcGGTGggggggctggtgctgcccccccagccctgggggaatAA
- the ZNF653 gene encoding LOW QUALITY PROTEIN: zinc finger protein 653 (The sequence of the model RefSeq protein was modified relative to this genomic sequence to represent the inferred CDS: inserted 3 bases in 2 codons; deleted 3 bases in 2 codons) yields MSAAERGPAPGGGGSPGPGSGPGRGPAAEPGGGGGGRKARGRPRLTESDRARRRXESRKKYDVRRVYLGEAHGPWVDLRRRSGWSDAKLAAYLLGLERGQRAGRRGKPWEQIPKKPKRKKRRRRNVNCLRHAVIWYEDHRQRCPYEPRLAELDPSVGLYTTAVWQCERGHRYFQDLHSPLRPLSDSDGDSDDAAAPGSSSSSSGGCSSGSEATPGGAPSMPGGVAVAPQGAPGPPEGAAEGRGAALEAVVCVPLPLPLRLGAGRGALTEAGPPTLLQGPPLLILASPGYDALGGLQLTXGGDEVPCALLEGGGAFPPPPLDSHLPKTEEDVVLGLKQEEVPLPAAEPPPQPPPEPPGAPPPPLAEDADGGDVSAIIYEIPKEPERRRRSRRAAPPPDPEELPEPIACPYAGCGQVYVALSSFQNHVNLVHRKGRTQQCPQPGCGKRFYLANHLRRHMVIHSGVREFTCETCGKSFKRKNHLEVHRRTHTGETPLQCEVCGYRCRQRASLTWHMRRHGGSGLRPFPCERCGRRFERPEGLKFHALKSHPEPRGT; encoded by the exons ATGagcgcggcggagcggggcccggccccggggggcggcgggagccccggccccgggagcggccccgggcggggccccgcggcggagccgggcggcggcggcggcggccggaagGCGCGGGGGCGGCCGCGGCTGACGGAGTCTGaccgggcgcggcggc ctgagTCGCGGAAGAAGTACGACGTGCGGCGGGTGTACCTGGGCGAGGCGCACGGGCCCTGGGTCGACCTGCGCCGCCGCAGCGGCTGGAGCGATGCCAAGCTGGCGGCCTacctgctggggctggagcgggggCAGCGCGCCGGGCGGCGCGG GAAGCCGTGGGAGCAGATCCCTAAAAAGCCCAAACGGAAGAAAA GGCGGCGGCGCAATGTGAACTGCCTGCGGCATGCGGTGATCTGGTACGAGGACCACCGGCAGCGCTGCCCCTACGAGCCGCGGCTGGCGGAGCTGGACCCCTCGGTGGGGCTCTACACCACGGCCGTCTGGCAGTGCGAGCGAGGGCACCGCTACTTCCAGGACCTGCACTCGCCTCTGCGGCCCCTCAGCGACTCCGACGGGGACAGTGACGACG cagcagctcctggcagctcctcctcctcctcagggggcTGCAGCTCAGGCTCGGAGGCGACGCCAGGGGGGGCCCCATCAATGCCAGGGGGGGTGGCAGTGGCCCCCCAAGGAGCTCCAGGCCCCCCCGAGGGTGCTGCGGAGGGGCGGGGAGCAGCGCTGGAGGCTGTGGTCTGCGTGCCACTGCCGCTGCCTCTGCGACTGGGCGCAGGGCGGGGTGCGCTGACCGAGGCGGGgccccccaccctgctgcagggGCCCCCCCTCCTTATCCTGGCCAGCCCTGGCTATGATGCGCTGGGGGGACTGCAGCTGAC TGGGGGGGACGAGGTGCCCTGCGCTCTGCTGGAGGGGGGGGgcgccttccccccaccccccctggaCTCCCACCTCCCTAAGACAG AGGAGGACGTGGTGCTGGGGCTGAAGCAGGAGGAGGTGCCCCTCCCTGCCGCCGAgccccccccacagccccctccggagc ccccgggagcccccccgccccccctggCTGAGGATGCTGACGGTGGTGACGTGTCGGCCATCATCTACGAGATCCCCAAAGAGCCTGAGAG GCGGCGGCGGAGCAGgcgggccgcg ccccccccagaccccgaGGAGCTCCCGGAGCCGATCGCCTGCCCCTACGCGGGCTGCGGGCAGGTCTACGTCGCGCTCAGCAGCTTCcag AACCACGTCAACCTGGTGCACCGCAAGGGCCGGACCCAGCAGTGCCCCCAGCCCGGCTGCGGGAAGAGGTTTTACCTGGCCAACCACCTGCGTCGGCACATGGTcatccactctg GCGTGCGGGAGTTCACCTGCGAGACCTGCGGGAAATCCTTCAAGCGCAAGAACCACCTGGAGGTGCACAGGCGGACGCACACcggggagacccccctgca GTGTGAGGTCTGCGGGTACCGCTGTCGCCAACGTGCCTCCCTGACGTGGCACATGAGGCGCCACGGGGGGTCCGGGCTGCGCCCCTTCCCCTGCGAGCGCTGCGGGAGGCGCTTCGAGCGCCCCGAGGGCCTCAAGTTCCACGCGCTCAAGAGCCACCCCGAGCCCCGCGGCACCTAG
- the LOC141917201 gene encoding uncharacterized protein LOC141917201 translates to MAEESEWRCPICSDTRDGAAYVTPCLHQFCLGCIVRWTNRKASCPLCRQTVKSIIYSVRSEEDFLEMTFWQRPSRASVAGHQDEQRAANAVPVGGLLPRVWAGLFRDCRDILEPLMRWLRRQLRGRYRQRWWVVLLAQATIVSHLCHYGPDEKALVQKLQRFLRHQTVMFVQQLIAVVAERCRERFMQLLQPRDSQAAEEQEHSPAATPGPAAAPGDTPAPDPREQEEPREEQVVAGPSSAVQGRDCSPGGPRRPPKRRASCSQDSSDDKHPRRQ, encoded by the coding sequence atggctgaagagagcgagTGGAGATGCCCCATCTGCAGCGACACCCGAGATGGTGCCGCTTATGTgaccccctgtctgcaccagttctgcctgggctgcattgtgcggtggaCCAACaggaaagcgtcgtgccccctttgcaggcagactgtcaaGTCCATCATCTACTCTGTgcggtcagaggaagattttctggagatgactttcTGGCAGCGCCCCTCCCGTGCATCAGTTgccggccaccaggacgagcagcgggctgcCAACGCAGTGCCCGTGGGTGGTTTactgccccgtgtctgggcggGCCTTTTCCGTGACTGCAGGGAcatcctggagcccctgatgcgCTGGCTGAGACGGCAGCTCCGGGGGAGGTACAGGCAGCGCTGGTGGGTGGTGCTTCTGGCACAGGCCACCATCGTCTCACATCTGTGCCACTACGGGCCGGACGAGAAGGCCTTGGTGCAGAAGCTGCAGCGCTTCCTGCGGCACCAGACGGTGATGTTTGTGCAGCAGCTGATCGCCGtcgtggcagagcggtgcagggagcgcttcatgcagctgctgcagccccgggactcccaggctgccgaggagcaggagcacagccccgccgccacccctggccctgccgccgccccgggggacactcctgcccccgaccccagagagcaggaggagccccgtgaggagcAGGTGGTGGCAGGTCCTTCCAGTGCTGTccagggcagggactgctcacccggggggccccggcgcCCCCCCAAGAGgagggccagctgctcccaggactcttcagacGACAAGCACCCACGCCGCCAGTGA
- the ELOF1 gene encoding transcription elongation factor 1 homolog: MGRRKSKRKPPPKKKVTGTLETQFTCPFCNHEKSCDVKMDRARNTGVISCTVCLEEFQTPITYLSEPVDVYSDWIDACEAANQ, from the exons ATGGGCCGCCGTAAGTCCAAGCGGAAGCCGCCGCCCAAGAAGAAGGTGACGGGGACGCTGGAGACGCAGTTCACGTGCCCGTTCTGCAACCACGAGAAGTCCTGCGACGTCAAGAT ggACCGTGCCCGCAACACGGGGGTGATCTCCTGCACCGTCTGCCTGGAGGAGTTCCAGACGCCCATCACCT ACCTGTCGGAGCCGGTGGACGTCTACAGCGACTGGATCGATGCCTGCGAAGCTGCCAACCAGTAG
- the CNN1 gene encoding LOW QUALITY PROTEIN: calponin-1 (The sequence of the model RefSeq protein was modified relative to this genomic sequence to represent the inferred CDS: inserted 1 base in 1 codon), which translates to MSNAHFNRGPAYGLSAEVKNKLAQKYDPQRERELRAWIEGTTGRRIGDSFMDGLKDGVILCELINKLQPGSVQKVNEPVQNWHKVSKHWNFLRAITRYGVKPHDIFEANDLFENTNHTQVQSTLIALASQAKTKGNNVGLGVKYAEKQQRRFHPEKLREGRNIIGLQMGTNKFASQQGMTAYGXRRHLYDPKLGTDQPLDQATISLQMGTNKGASQAGMTAPGTKRQIFEPALGMEHCDTLTIGLQMGSNKGASQQGMTVYGLPRQVYDPKYCGGPELLGEDGLDGLYNSQ; encoded by the exons ATGTCCAACGCGCACTTCAACCGCGGGCCGGCCTACGGGCTCTCGGCCGAGGTCAAGAACAAG CTGGCGCAGAAGTACGACCCGCAGCGGGAGCGGGAGCTGCGCGCCTGGATCGAGGGGACCACCGGCCGCCGCATCGGGGACAGCTTCATGGACGGCCTCAAGGACGGCGTCATCCTCTGCGA GCTCATCAACAAGCTGCAGCCCGGCTCCGTGCAGAAGGTGAACGAACCCGTCCAGAACTGGCACAAGGTGAGCA AACATTGGAACTTCCTGCGGGCCATCACGCGCTACGGGGTGAAGCCCCACGACATCTTCGAGGCCAACGACCTCTTCGAGAACACCAACCACACGCAGGTCCAGTCCACCCTCATCGCCCTCGCCAGCCAG GCCAAAACGAAGGGGAACAACGTGGGTTTGGGGGTGAAGTACGCGGAGAAGCAGCAGCGACGCTTCCACCCCGAGAAGCTGCGTGAGGGCAGGAACATCATCGGCCTCCAG ATGGGCACCAACAAGTTCGCCAGCCAGCAGGGCATGACAGCGTACG CGCGGCGGCACCTCTACGATCCCAAGCTGGGGACAGACCAGCCCCTGGACCAGGCCACCATCAGCCTCCAGATGGGCACCAACAAGGGCGCCAGCCAG GCCGGGATGACGGCACCGGGAACGAAGCGACAGATCTTCGAGCCGGCGCTGGGCATGGAGCACTGCGACACGCTGACCATTGGGCTGCAGATGGGCAGCAACAAGGGCGCCTCGCAGCAGGGCATGACGGTGTACGGGCTGCCGCGGCAGGTCTACGACCCCAAGTACTGCGGCGGCCCCGAGCTGCTGGGCGAGGACGGCCTCGACGGCCTCTACAACTCCCAGTAG
- the ELAVL3 gene encoding ELAV-like protein 3: MGFSGGAGAGRGGQVRFGVSGGPDRPTCGRGGGRSHRGAGRGGPGRAHRGGLGGPRPAAAQGRLKDRRGHRSQRLTPRLSPPEPPRLGAPRSPPSPLGRAGAPPEQPPRPRPRDDGDDPEHSGGPGSSTPGPSGCGPVPVAVPVVAVPGPGVAAALPNGAPPGPPVADDSKTNLIVNYLPQSMSQEELRSLFGSLGDIESCKLVRDKVTGQSLGYGFVNYVEAGDADKAISTLNGLKLQTKTIKVSYARPSSASIRDANLYVSGLPKAMGQKEMEQLFSQYGRIITSRILVDQVTGVSRGVGFIRFDKRVEAEEAVRGLHGQKPLGAAEPITVKFANSPGQKSGGALLSLCPSTRRYGALHHPPQRFRLDNLLNVAYGVKRFSPLAIEAVPGLAGVGLGAPGAGWCIFVYNLAPEADESVLWQLFGPFGAVTNVKVIRDFATNKCKGFGFVTMTNYEEAAMAIASLNGYRLGDRVLQVSFKTSKQHKA, from the exons ATGGGCTTCTCCGGGGGGGCTGGCGCGGGCCGTGGGGGGCAGGTCCGTTTTGGGGTGTCGGGGGGGCCGGACCGACCCAcctgcgggcgggggggcggacGGAGCCAtcgaggagcggggaggggggggccgggccgcgcccaCCGTGGCGGTTTGGGggggccccgccccgcggccgcccaaGGACGTTTAAAGGACCGACGGGGCCACCGCTCACAGCGCCTGACGCCGCGGCTgagcccccccgagcccccccgcctcggggccccccgcagccccccgagcCCGCTGGGCCGTGCGGGGGCCCCCCCCGAGCAGCCCCCGCGGCCACGGCCCCGCGACGATGGTGACG ATCCTGAGCACAGTGGAGGCCCAGGCTCCAGCACCCCGGGGCCGTCAGGCTGCGGCCCCGTCCCCGTGGCCGTGCCGGTGGTGGCGGTGCCAGGGCCGGGGGTGGCGGCGGCACTGCCCAAtggggccccccccggcccccccgtgGCCGACGACAGCAAAACCAACCTGATCGTCAACTACCTGCCCCAGAGCAtgagccaggaggagctgaggaGCCTCTTTGGCAGCCTTGGGGACATCGAGTCCTGCAAGCTTGTCCGTGACAAGGTCACCG GGCAGAGCCTGGGCTACGGCTTTGTCAACTACGTTGAGGCGGGTGACGCCGACAAGGCCATCAGTACCCTCAACGGCCTCAAGCTGCAGACCAAGACCATCAAG gtgtCCTACGCTCGGCCCAGCTCAGCCTCCATCCGTGATGCCAACCTCTATGTGAGCGGCCTCCCCAAGGCCATGGGGCAGAAGGAGATGGAGCAGCTCTTCTCCCAGTACGGCCGCATCATCACTTCCCGCATCCTCGTCGACCAGGTCACAG GTGTCTCGCGGGGGGTGGGCTTCATCCGCTTCGACAAGCGCGTGGAGGCAGAGGAGGCCGTCCGGGGACTGCACGGGCAGAAACCGCTGGGCGCCGCCGAGCCCATCACTGTCAAGTTCGCCAACAGCCCGGGCCAGAAGTCAGGGGGGGCCCTGCtcagcctctgccccagcacccgCCGCTATGGTGCTCTGCATCACCCCCCCCAGCGCTTCCG GCTCGACAATTTGCTGAACGTGGCCTACGGCGTGAAGAG GTTCTCCCCGTTGGCCATCGAGGCAGTGCCAGGGCTGGCCGGGGTGGGCCTGGGGGCCCCCGGCGCTGGCTGGTGCATCTTCGTCTACAACCTGGCACCCGAGGCGGACGAGAGTGTCCTCTGGCAGCTCTTCGGGCCCTTTGGTGCTGTCACCAACGTCAAGGTCATCCGCGACTTCGCCACCAACAAGTGCAAGGGCTTTGGCTTCGTCACCATGACCAACTACGAGGAGGCGGCCATGGCCATCGCCAGCCTCAACGGCTACCGCCTGGGCGACCGCGTGCTCCAGGTCTCCTTTAAGACCAGCAAACAGCACAAGGCCTGA